A region from the Rosa rugosa chromosome 6, drRosRugo1.1, whole genome shotgun sequence genome encodes:
- the LOC133717443 gene encoding ethylene-responsive transcription factor ERF027-like translates to MADPYGNVPKSDDQPSNSNPPFFIQLPPTSSSSDVNDQQHHDLLGLRSPTGGSISSPGRHPLYRGIRCRSGKWVSEIREPRKSTRIWLGTYAKPEMAAAAYDVAAIALKGPDTALNFPNALITYPIPASSAASDIRAAAARAAASRAENIRPGESSSGGAAGRVENVDRSGGGRGTGVTSDDGGGCQEFMDEEALLNMPNLLADMAEGMLVSPPRDPADDSPGNSDGESLWSY, encoded by the coding sequence ATGGCGGATCCGTATGGCAACGTGCCCAAAAGTGACGACCAGCCATCCAACTCCAACCCACCTTTCTTTATTCAACTTCCTCCAACCAGCAGCTCCTCCGATGTCAATGATCAACAGCATCACGACCTCTTGGGCCTCCGCTCTCCGACCGGTGGGTCCATTTCTTCTCCAGGGAGACACCCGCTTTACCGAGGGATCCGGTGCCGGAGCGGGAAATGGGTGTCCGAGATTCGAGAGCCACGTAAGTCCACCCGCATATGGCTGGGCACGTATGCCAAGCCCGAGATGGCCGCCGCGGCTTATGACGTGGCGGCCATAGCCCTTAAGGGGCCTGATACTGCCTTGAATTTCCCCAACGCCCTAATTACTTATCCGATCCCGGCTTCTTCGGCGGCCAGTGACATAAGGGCTGCGGCAGCTAGGGCAGCCGCGTCTAGGGCGGAGAACATTAGGCCGGGAGAGAGCTCATCCGGTGGTGCGGCGGGTCGGGTTGAAAATGTGGATAGGTCAGGTGGTGGTCGTGGTACTGGAGTGACGTCAGATGACGGTGGCGGCTGTCAGGAGTTTATGGACGAGGAAGCGCTGCTGAATATGCCTAATTTGCTGGCGGACATGGCGGAGGGAATGCTGGTGAGTCCGCCGAGAGATCCGGCTGATGATTCGCCGGGAAATTCGGACGGAGAAAGTCTGTGGAGCTATTAA